The Antarcticibacterium sp. 1MA-6-2 genome has a window encoding:
- a CDS encoding LytTR family DNA-binding domain-containing protein, with amino-acid sequence MNNRVYSTLIIDDEPPARERLSQLLKNFPETFNVISTAENGSQAREQIQRLQPDLIFLDIQMPGLTGFEVLEKLDKLPVVIFCTAYDQYALKAFETNCLDYLLKPSSP; translated from the coding sequence ATGAATAACCGAGTTTATTCTACTCTCATTATAGATGATGAACCTCCTGCAAGGGAGAGATTATCACAACTATTGAAAAATTTTCCGGAGACATTTAATGTTATTAGTACTGCCGAAAACGGAAGTCAGGCGAGGGAACAAATTCAGCGACTACAACCTGATTTAATTTTTCTTGATATTCAAATGCCTGGACTTACAGGATTTGAAGTGTTAGAAAAACTTGATAAACTTCCTGTTGTAATTTTTTGTACTGCTTACGACCAATATGCCTTAAAAGCCTTTGAAACCAACTGTCTGGATTATCTCCTAAAACCTAGTTCGCCTTGA